In a genomic window of Phragmites australis chromosome 14, lpPhrAust1.1, whole genome shotgun sequence:
- the LOC133890216 gene encoding uncharacterized protein LOC133890216 encodes MMNCDVVFPLASSLLMLLLRPLIADAVSVGGKITGLAREAAEFLARDDTVRRLCGNNPRSSVSGNGTTDQSSEYRACGAAEVARELAGGGSASEGELEDRGEDWFICAAELWCVMRMLGFAEGDALRGLREDDLRL; translated from the exons ATGATGAATTGCGACGTCGTCTTCCCGTTAGCGTCGTCTCTCCTGATGCTGCTTCTGCGCCCGCTGATTGCCGACGCCGTCTCCGTCGGCGGGAAGATCACCGGGCTCGCGCGCGAGGCCGCGGAGTTCCTGGCGCGCGACGACACCGTCCGCCGGCTTTGCGGCAACAACCCG AGAAGCAGCGTTAGTGGCAACGGCACGACGGATCAGTCGTCGGAGTACCGGGCTTGCGGCGCAGCCGAGGTCGCCCGCGAGCTGGCGGGCGGCGGAAGCGCGAGCGAGGGGGAGCTGGAGGACCGCGGCGAGGACTGGTTCATCTGCGCGGCGGAACTTTGGTGCGTCATGAGAATGCTCGGGTTCGCGGAGGGGGACGCGCTACGAGGACTGAGAGAGGATGATCTACGCCTTTGA